The Deinococcus arcticus DNA segment GCGCCGCTGCCGGCCGGGCGGACGTGGGCTATCTGGCGCTGTGGGTGTCGTGGCCCCACTTCATTGATTCGCAGGTGGTCATGGCCTCGCCCGAGCGGGCGCAGATGTACCGCACCATGTTCACGCCTGCCAAGCCCCGGCCGCTGCCCCCGCAGCTGCTGGCGCAGGAACCGCGTCTGAGCGACCTGCACTGGGCGACAGGGCTGGACGAGTTCTTCCTGACCGGGGAGGAGGTGGCAGCGGGGCTGTCGGTGCTGCGCCGCCCTTACCGGGTGGCGGACCCGGGGCCCCTCCATTCCCTGTATGCCTTCCAGCGCGGCCATGTGTGGGTGGGCCAGAAAGGAGAAGACGCATGACCCCCGTGTATGTGACCGGTGATACGGATTCCGTTCATTTCCGTAACATCCGGGAAAGAGCCGGATGTTCCTTCAATTCCCGGAAATCCGCATCTTTTCCTGCTCCCTTCGGTCGAAAAAATTCCGTAACTCGTTACGGAATTTTTCGGAACCTGTATGACGCCACGCAGCCGCAGGGCGACGGGCCCAAGCTGCTGGTGCATGTGTGCAATGACATCGGCGCCTGGGGCCGGGGCTTTGTGCTGGCCCTGTCGCAGCGGTTCAGGGCGCCCGAAACGGAGTTCAAACGCTGGGCAGCTGGTGAAACGGGGCAGCCCTACGCGCTGGGCGAGGTGCAGTTTGTGCCGGTGGCCCCGGACCTCGTGGTGGCCAATCTGGTGGGCCAGCACGACATTGCCCGCAAGAACCGGCCTGCCCCCCAGCCCCCGGTGCGCTACGAAGCCATTCGCACTAGGCTGGCGCGGGTGCGGCGCGAGGCCCAGCAGCAGGGTGCCACCGTCCACATGCCCCGGATTGGCGCGGGGGTGGCGGGCGGCGACTGGGCAATCATTGAACCCATCATCGAGGACGAGTTGACCCGGCACGGCGTGCACGTCACCGTGTACGACCTGCCGGCCCAGGACCCCCAGTGATTCGCGGCACCTTCGAGGCCACCCTCGCCTTTGCCCCTGACCGCCCCCTCTTCGACGAGGACGCCCGGTGCGCCGAGCAGGTGGCCGATGACGATTTGCCGGAAGCACTGGCGCTGCGCGGCCCACGCGGCGTGGGCCAGCGCGACATGCTGCTGAGCATTGAGGGGGACTGGGCGGGCTTCCGGCCGCTGCACCCGGAAGAGGAGCCCCTATGACCCTGTTTGACCTCTCCCCCCGCACCCGTGATCTGCACGTGCGGCTGCAGCGCTTCATGGACGCCCACATCTATCCCAACGAGGCGGCTGTGAGGGACCAGATTGACACGGGAGACCGCTGGGCCCCGCTGCCCCTGCTGGAAACGCTGAAAGAGCAGGCGCGTGCCGAGGGCCTGTGGAACCTCTTTCTGCCGCCGGCCAGTGACCCCCAGGGCCGTTTTGGGGCGGGCCTGACCAACCTGGACTACGCGCCGCTGTGCGAACTGATGGGCCGCGTGTGGTGGGCGCCTGAAGTCTTTAACTGCTCGGCCCCCGACACCGGCAACATGGAGGTGCTGGCCCGCTACGGCACCCCGGAGCAGCAGGAGGCGTGGTTGTGGCCGCTCCTGCGCGGCGAGATCCGTTCGGCCTTTTCCATGACCGAGCCGGACGTGGCGTCCAGCGACGCCACCAACATCCAGGCCCGCATCGAGCGTGACGGCGACGAGTACGTATTGAGCGGCGAGAAGTGGTGGACCAGTGGCGCGGGTGATTCCCGCTGCGCCGTGACCATCTTCATGGGCAAGACGAACCCGCAGGCCCCTCGCCACGAGCAGCAGAGCATGATTCTGGTGCCCATGAGCGCCCCCGGCGTGACCACCAAGCGGATGCTGACCGTCTTCGGCTACGACGACGCGCCCCACGGCCACGCGCAGATGACCTTCCGCGACGTGCGCGTGCCGGCGAGCAACCTCCTGCTGGGCGAGGGCCGGGGCTTTGAAATTGCGCAGGGGCGGCTGGGGCCGGGCCGCATTCACCACTGCATGCGCCTGATTGGGCAGGCCGAGCGCGCCCTGACACTGATGGTGGAGCGGGCACAGCAGCGGGTGGCCTTTGGCAAGCCGCTTTCGGGGCACCAGCATGTGCGCGAGGCCATTGCCCATTCCCGCATCGAGATTGATCAGGCGCGGCTGCTGACGCTGCAGGCCGCCCACCTGATGGACACTGTGGGCAACCGCGCGGCGCGGGGGCAGATTGCCGCCATCAAGGTGGTCGCGCCCAATGTGGCGCTGCGGGTGATTGACCGCGCCATTCAGGTGTTCGGCGGCGCCGGGGTCAGCCAGGACACGCCGCTGGCCCTGATGTACGCCCAGGCCCGCACCCTGCGGCTGGCCGATGGCCCGGACATCGTGCACACCGAGACGGTGGCCAAGGTGGAACTGGGGCGGCACGCCCGCCACCAGGAGGACTGAACATGGAGTTTCCAGGCAAAATCATCGTGGTCACGGGCGCGGCGTCCGGCATCGGGCAGGCGCTGGCGGCACGTTTGGTGGGGGAGGGCGCGGCGGTGATCGCCTCTGACCGAAATGCAGAGCAGGGCCTTCAGGCGGCCGCCCGGATGGGCGCCCGTTTCGTGGCCGCCGACGTGGGCACCGAGGCAGGCGTACAGGGCCTCATTCAGGACGTGCTGGCGAACGAAGGCCGAATTGACCTCTTCTGCTCGAATGCGGGCGTGGCGATTGGCGAGGGCCCCGAATCCCCCGATGCCCACTGGGACCTGAGCCACCGGGTGAACGTCATGAGCCACGTGTGGGCCGCCCGGCACCTGTTGCCGCATATGCTGGCGCGCGGCGAGGGCTACCTGCTGAACACTGCGTCGGCGGCGGGACTGCTGACCGAACTGCACTCGGCGCCCTACGCGGTTACCAAACACGGTGCGCTGGCGTTTGCCGAGTGGCTGGCGATCACCTATGGCGACCGGGGCATCCGGGTGGCCTGCCTGTGCCCCGAAGGGGTGTGGACCCCCATGATCGCGCACGCGCCGCTGCTGCAGCAGACCGCCATCACCACCGACGAACTGGTGGACCGCACCCTGGCCGCCCTGCGTGCCGACGCCTTTTTAATCACCACCCACCCCACCACGCTGAAGGGCTTTGCCTTGAAGGCCGCCGATTACGACGGCTGGATTGTGCGCATGCGCGCCCTGCGCACCCGGGCCCTGGCGCTGCTGGGAAAGGCGTGAGGGGGAGGCGGTGACGCGCCCGGACACGGCCCCGGTGCGCCCGGGGGAAGAGCTGCCGCTGGCTGCCCTGCGCCGGGCCCTGCGTGGCCGCGTGGCGGGCGATGTGGACGCCCTGCAGGTCGAGCAGTTTCCGGGCGGCTTTTCTAACCTTACCTACCTGCTGCGCCTGGGCGAAACCGAATACGTGCTGCGCCGCGCGCCGCTGGGGCCGGTGGCGCCCGGCGCCCACGACATGGTGCGCGAGGCCGGGCTGCTGTCGCGCATTCATCCGGTGCTGCCGGTGGCCCCGCGCCCGGTGCTGGTGGTAGAAGACGAGGCGGTGCTGGGCCGCCCCTTTTACCTGATGGAGAGGCGCCGGGGCGTGGTGGTGCGCGCGGCCCTGCCCCACGAATACGCGGCCCGGTCCGGCGCCCCCGCGCAGCTCTCGGCCGCGCTGATTGACACGCTGGCCGACCTGCACGCGGTGGATATTGACGCCGCTGGCCTGCGCGCCCTGGGCAAGCCTGAGGGCTTCAACGCCCGGCAGGTGGCGGGGTGGGCGGGCCGCTGGCGCCGCGCCCGCGAGGCCCTGCAGGGGGGCAGCGATCTGCCAGACGCCCTCCCCGACGAAATGGTGATGGCGTGGCTGCAGGTTCATACCCCGCCCGAAAGCGCCCACACGCTGGTTCACAACGACTTCAAACTCGACAACCTGATGTTTGACCCCCAGGACCCGGGCCGGGTGACCGCCCTGCTGGACTGGGAGATGACCACCGTGGGCGACCCCCTGGTGGACCTGGGTCTGACCCTGACCTACTGGACCCTGCCCGAGCTGCCCGGCGGCGCCCCGAACCGGGTGGGGGCCAGTGCCCCGGGTTTTCTGGGGCGCGACGAACTGGTGGCCCGCTACGAGGCCCGCCGTGCTCGTCACGTGACGAGCAGCCTGTCCTGGTATGAGGTGCTGGGCCATTTCAAGCTGGCGGTGATCGTGCTGCAGATCTTCGCCCGCTACGACGCCGGGCAGACCCAGGACCCCCGCTTTGCACCACTGGCGGCCCAGGCCGCGTGGCTGATCGCTGAAGCTGAGCGGCGAATCAATGGGGCCAGCTTCCTGCCCCGTGGCTGAACTGCTGCTGGTCCGCCACGCTCAGGCCACCCCTTTCGACCCCGATTCCGACCGGCTCTCTCCCCTGGGGCAGGTGCAGGCCCGCCGGACTGGCAGAATGCTGGCCGCTGAGGGCATGAGCCCCACCCAGGTGTGGCATGGCCCCCTGAACCGGCAGCGCCGAACTGCTGAACTGGCCGCCCAAGCCGCCGGTGACGGCTGGCCGTTTCTGACCGAGGACCCCCGGCTGGCGGAATACGACGGCGAGGGGCTGATGCGCGTGCTGGCGCCCCAGCTGGCCGCGCAGGTGCCCAGGGTGGCCGCTCAGCTCGGCAGCCTGGGTCGCCCGGAGTCTGAGCCCGCCGAGCGGCAACGCGCCTTTCAAGGCGTGCTGGAGACTGTGGCCCAGCACTGGCAGGCCGGCACCCTGACCCACCCGACGGTCGAGCCGTGGCCCGCGTTCCAGTCGCGCGTGGCAGCCGCCCTGCACGATCTGGTGAAGCTGCCCTCTGGCACCCGGGCGGTGGTGTTCACCAGCGGCGGCGTGATTGCCCTGCTGGTGGCCCAGGTGCTGAGCGCGCCGCCGGCAAGCATGCTGGCCCTGGACTGGCGGGTGCGCAACGCCTCGGTTACCCGCCTGAGCTTTGGCCGGGGCCGGGTAAGCCTGGACAGCTTTAACGAGGTCCACCATCTGCCGCCCCAGGCGCGCTCCTGGCGCTGAGGGCGCCCCAGGCCGCTGCCCCGCTGTTCTCCTCTGCCTGCTACGCCCGGGGCGGCTGCCAGTTCGCCGTGGGGCGCGCGAAGTAATAGCCCTGCATCACCTGCACCCCCAGCGCGGCCAGCAGGTCGGCCTGCCGCAGGGTTTCCACGCCCTCGGCCACCAGTTCCAGGCCCAGGTCGCGGCTCAGGCCCACCATCGCCCGCACGATGGCCGCGTCGCGCCCGCCGGGCTGTTCCTGCAGCGCGGTCACAAAGCCCCGGTCAATCTTCAGGCCGCTCAGGGGAAAGCGGGCGAGGTAGCCCAGGCTGCTGTAGCCGGTGCCGAAGTCGTCCAGCATCACCCGCACCCCGTCGGCCTGGAACTCGCTCAGCACCCGCGCCGCCCGCTCGGGCGACTGCATCATCAGACTCTCGGTGATTTCCAGTTCCAGGCATGAAGGTTCCAGGCCGCTGCCCTGCAGGGCGGCGCGCACCACGCCACGCAGGTCCGAGCGGGCAAACTGCTGCGCCGAGAGGTTCACCGCCACCCGGGTCCCCCCCCAGCGCGCCGCCTGAGCGCAGGCCGCCTGCAGCACCCAGGCCCCCACCTCCACAATCTGGCCGCTGCGTTCCAGAATGGGCATGAAAATCCCCGGGCTCTGCAGGCCATGTTCGGCGCTGCGCCAGCGCAGCAGGGCCTCCGCGCACACCACCTGCCGCGAACGCACGTCAATCATGGGCTGAAAGTGCAGCTCGAATTCGCCGCGTTCCAGCGCGCGGGCCAGCGCCCCTTCCAGGCCCGCGTGGGCGTGCGCCCGGCGGTCGTAGGCCACGCAGGCCTCGCCCTGAGCCTTGGCGTCGTTCAGCGCCAGTTCCGACGCCTGACGCAGCGCCTCGGGTTCGCGGGCGTCGCTAGGCCAGTGCGCGGCGCCCACGCTCCACGACATCCGAATGGGGTGGCCGCCCACGGGCACCGGGGCATTCAGGGCGTCCAGGGCCTGCGCCAGCCGCTGATCCAGGGTGCCGTCGGCGCGGCGCCCCAGCAGGATCAGGGCAAATTCGTCGCCGCCCACCCGCGCCACCATCTCGTCATCCTGCAGCGCCGCGCGCAGCCGACCGGCCACTGCGCGCAGCACCTCGTCGGCGGCGTCCTGGCCATAGGCGTCGTTCACCAGCTGAAAGCGGTTGAGGTCGGCCGACACCAGCAGAAATTCCGTGCCCACACGCCTGGCCCGCTCCACCTGCTGGGCCAGCTGCGCACGCAGCATTACTCGGTTGGGCAGCCCGGTCAGGGGATCGTACAGCCGCCCCCGTTCCAGTTCCTGCAGCTGGCGCTGCACCGTTTCCTCGGCCTGCAGCCGCAGCGCTTGTTCGTAGGCCGCGCGCCGCTGGGCGCTGTCCAGGGCAGCCTGCGCGGTCAGCTCGCGCAGGTGCCGGTCCTGCGAGGCCGCGCCCAGTTCCGCCTGCAGGGCCAGTACCTGGCGCAGGTAGGCCACCGCCTGCGCCGGGTGCCCGGGTTCGGACAGCTCGGCCAGAATGTTCAGAGCGTCCAGTTCCACCTGCTTGCGGCGGTCTGTTGTGGCCAGGTCCAGGGCCTGGGCAGCGGCGGCGCGGGCCAGGTCGTGCTCGCCGGCCCCCTGGTAAATGCGCGCCAGCAGCAGCTGCGTGGCCATCACCCCGTCAGGGTCATGCACTCCCTCAAAGGTGGCCTGGGTCTGCTCGGCGCAGGCCCGGGCTTCCGCGTGCCCCAGGTGAAACAGTGCCTGCGCCAGATTCAGCTGAACATACGCTTGCATGTCCGGCAGACTGGGCAGCTCGGGTTCCTGAATCAGGGGTTCGAGCAGCGCCACGCACTCGGCATAGCGCGCCCCTTTCAGATACACGTCCCCCAGATTGATGGCTGCCAGAAACAGCGCGCTCGCGGCCCCAGCGCTCCGCGCCCGTTCCAGGCAGCGCCGGTACTGGTGGGCCGCCTCGTCCAGCTTGCCCTGCGAGGTCAGGGCCCGGGCCAGCGTGTTCAGAAAATGCAGTTCGGCCGCCAGGGGAAGCTCGCTGGCCGGCATCTGGTCCAGGGTCGTCTGCGCGTCCTGCAGCGCCAGCATGGCCTGGTAGTCATCGTTCAGACTCAGGCAGATACCAGCGATATTACACAGCACGTTCACCCGCCCCACCATGTCGCCCAGCCGCCCGCGCAACTGGGCGGCTTCCTGCAGCAGCCGCAGCGCTTCTTCGCTGTCCAGCTGAAGGTGGTGCAGGTGGGCCAGCTGCACGAGGCTGCGCGCCTGATCGGCCAGGTCACCCCGCAGGGTCGCGGCCTCGCGGGCCTGTTCAAAATCCTGCTGGGCCTGCGTCAGATCGCCAGCCGCCTTGTGGTACTCACCCCTGCCATAGGGCAGATCGGCGGCAGAAAGCGAGGCCAGCGCGGTGTGCGCGGCCTCCAGATTGCCTCTGTCCAGCAGATCCAGGACTTCCTGCAGCGCGTCTGACATCAGGTGAGGGGGCGCGGTGGGCCAGGATGGAATGGCTGCTGAACTGGGTGAGAGGGCACACGCCTCCAGCCACCAGGGTCCTGCGAGTAGCCAGGGGAAGCCGCAGAGGGCCGCATCGCCCGGGCCTCGGCCCAGAGCAGCGGTCCTCCTCCGGTCACCCGGATGGGCCCACCCGGGACGGACCCCAGATCATACGGATTCCGTCCACTTCCGTTCCATCCGGGAAGAGGGGGCATGGTTCCCGCCTGCGGCGCTGTTCCAGTCCAATGCCCGGACAGCCGCATTTTCTCCTGCTCTGCTCCGCCGCTCTGGGAGCCCCTCTGGTCGGAACAATTCCGGAACACATTACGGAATTGTTCGGAACTCGTCTCAGTCATTGAGGTCGTCGAGGAAATCGGTGAGGTTCACGCGCCCGGCACCCAGCTGGCCCTGGTAGGCCCTGTTGCCGGGCAACGCGTCCAGCTGGAGCGCCCCGTCTTGCAGGGCCTCCAGGGCTGCCTCTGGGCTGGCCCCCTGCGACAGCCCCAGTGCCAGGGCGCCTGCCACCACGGGCGTGCTCATGGAGGTGCCGCTGAACTGCCCGGCCCGCGCCCCGGGGTACGGGGCAGCCACCTGCTCACCAGGGGCCATCAGGCCCACAGCGGGGCCATACGACGAGAACGAGCTTTTCAGGTCGTCGCTATCCACGCTCCCCACGGCCACGTTCAGGGGCTGGCCGCCAAACCCGGCCGCCGGATGGTCCAGTTCGGGGCGGTCACTGTTGCCCGCCGCCGCCACCACCAGCACCTGCCGGCTGTTGGCGTAGGCAACCGCCTGCTGCAGGGCGTCAAAGGGCTCGGCGGTGCCCAGGCTCAGGTTGATCACGTCGGCTCCGTGGTCCACCGCCCACACGATGGCCGCCGCCACGTTCAGCGCGTCGCCCCGGCCGGTGTGGTCCAGCACTCGCAGCGGCATGATCCTGGCACGCGGGGCCACCTGCGCCGCAATACCCGCCACCACCGTGCCGTGGCCGTAGGCACCCTGGCCCACGGCGCCTTCTTCCTGGGGCCGGGCGTCGCCATCCACGAAGTCGCGCCAGGTGTTTGGGGCACTCAGCAGGTGGGTGAACATGGGGTGCTGCAGGTCCACGCCGCTGTCAATCACGGCAACGGTGCGCCCTGCCCCCAGGCGGCTGTCGGCGTAAGCGCCTTCCAGGCCAATGCGCCGCCACACAGCGGTGTTGGCGGGCAAACCCTGGTAGGTGCCGCCCGACCACAGTTGCTGGGCAGTCCCCGTCCAGTCGGTCACGGTACTGGACCACAGGTCGCCAGTGCTGCGGCCCCAGGAGATCTTGCTGGTGCTGCTCCAGAAGGTGGGCGGCGTATCAGAAGGCACGGACAGCACGTCCCGGTTGGGCTCTGGCCGGGCGCCGCCCTGTGCCTGCAGCGGCGCGCGGGTGGGATTCCCCAGCACCGCAAAGGTACCAGTGCGCAGCGCCACCTTGCCGCCGTAGCGCTGTTCCAGGGTCTCGTTGCTGACGGCCGGCGCCGCGGCCACCGTCAGAATGCTGCTGGGCCGCTGCACCTCTGGGGTGGGCACGGAGCTACAAGCGGGGAGCAGGAGGGCGGTCAGAAGGACGCAGGGGAAAGTGCGACGCATGAAGGGCTCCTTAAGAGATGAAGTGAGAAAGAAGCTGGGCCAGCACGCCAGAAAGCCAACCTTCCAGCGACGCCTGATTGTAGCGGTTTCATGATGAACTCACCTGAAACCTGGATTACCCCCGGTGAAGGCACGGGCGCTGTCCACCTCCTGGAGGGTACTTCAGCCCGGCCCCCCGCAGGCCATGCCAAACCTCTCATACGGCTTCCGAGACATTCCGTCACGTCTTGCGGAATGTCTCCGCCCGCAGGGACTCGCAGAGCGTCGGAGCAGAGCAGGAACACAGGCAGGGTTCCGGGCATTGAACTGCTCCCCGCCCAAGGCGGGGAACATCCCCCATCCTCCTGGAGGTGCGGACATGGACAGCCGTCCGTCTCAGGGCATGGGGGTATTGCCGTGTACAGGAGCCAGGGCCCTTACCCTGGTGGCAGGACCGGCACCCGGGGCAGGCTGAAGCTGAAAGTGGCGCCCTCACCGGGCTGGCCCTGGGCCGACCAGCTGCCGCCGTGCCGCTGCAGAATGCGGCGCACATTGGCCAGCCCCACCCCACTGCCGCCAAAGTCCTCGGCGCGGTGGAGGCGCTGAAACACCCCAAACAGCTTGTGGCTGTAGCGCGGATCGAAGCCCACGCCGTTGTCGCGCACATGCACTGTCCAGCCTCCGGGGGTGTCCTCGGCCCAGACCTCAATACGGGCGTGCTCTGAGCGGGCGGTGTACTTCACCGCGTTGCCCAGCAGGTTGGCCAGCACCTGCCGCAGCAGCGCGGCGTCGGCATACACGGTGGGGAGCTCGCCCACCTGCACCTGAAGGTCACGTCCCTGCAGTTCGGGCTGCAGTTCGGCCAGCACGCTGCGCGTCAGAGCCCCCAGGTCCACCTGGGCCAGGCGCAGCTCGTGGCGCCCCGCGCGCGAAAGGTTGAGCATGGCGTCAATCAGGGCGTTCATCTGGGCCGCCGCGCCCTCAATCACCTGCAGGGCGCGCGCCACCTTGGGCTGCGCGCGCGTCTCGTCGTCCAGGGCACGCGACAGCAGATCGGCAAAGCCCGCAATGTGCCGCACCGGCGCGCGCAGGTCGTGGCTGACCGAGTAGGCAAAGGCCTCCAGCTCCTCGTTGGCCGCCTGCAGGGCCTCATTGCTGCGTTCCAGTTCAGCGGCAGACTGCTGCAGTTGCTGCACACTGCGCGCGCGCCCCAGCGCCAGGGTCAGGCTCTGGGTGACGGCCAGCAGCAGGGTGCGCTCGCCCGCCGTCCAGGGCTGCGCCGCGAACTGGCCCACCGTGAATACCCCCAGGCGTTCCTCGCCCACCTGCAACGGCAGGCTGGCCAGCGCGCCCGGAGCGTCCGGGAGGTCCAGCCCGTCGGCGGTGGCGTCGTAGGCGGCCTGGTAGTACGGCTCGCCGCTCTCCCAGGGCAGCCGCAGGCTGGGGGCCCCGCCACCCAGGCCCGCGTCCAGCGCCGCCTGAAAGGCCGCCGAGCGCACCTGCCCCACCTGCGAGCGCAGCTGCCAGTGCCCGCCGTGCTCCTCGAAGTAGGCGGCAAAGCCCCGGGGCATCAGCGAAAGAATGACCTCCTGGGCGCGGCGAATCAGGGCCAGGCGCTGGTCCTGGGTTCCCAGATCGGCGCTGAGCTGCGCAAACGCCTCCAGCGCGCGGGCCTGCGCCTGTAGCGCCGCGTTTTCCTCGCGCAGGCCCGCGTCTTGCAGGGCCCGGTCCAGCGCCAGGGCCAGGCTGCGGCCCACCGCCCGGAACACGCTGCGTTCGCGCTCGGTCCAGCCGGTGGCCTGCGCTGTGCCCATGGCCAGCAGGCCCACGGCCGCGCCGCCCTGGTGCATGGGGCACAGGGCCACGGCCCGGAACGCCTGCACGCCCGGCACGTTGGGTGCCGTCCACTGCGGCACAAACAGCACGTCGCGCGAGGCCAGGGCCGCTTCCACGCTGGGCCCGCGTAGCGGCAGCCCGGCGCGCAGCTGGGCCGCCAGCGCCTCGGGTACCCCCCCCGACAGCACCGAGGCCCGCCACAGCCGCCCCTGCGGCACCAGATAGGCGGCGGCCACCGGGCCCAGGGTGGCGCGCAGCACCGCCACTGCCCGCTGGGTCAGCGCGGTTACGTCGGTGCTGCGCAGGGCCTGCTCACTGAACCCGGCAAAGGCGGCCAGGGCGGCGCGTTCGGCGGTCAGCTGCCCGGCCTGGGTGCAGCGGTCCAGCGCGCGGTCCACTACCAGCGTGGCGGCGCGCAGCAGCGCCTGCTCGGCGGCCGTCCACCGGGCCCCGGGCCGCTGCACCAGCAGCGCCTCGGCGGTCCGGTCCAGCCACTGCGCAGCCCAGGCGGGCTGGCCGTGTTCGCCGCCCCCCAGGTGCAGTCGGCCCGGGGTCAGCTTGGCAGCGCCCAGCACCTCGGCCAGCCGGTCCGCCGTCACCCACGCCACGGTCACCTCCGGGCCCAGGGCCGCAAAGGCGCCGGGGGCCCGGGCCCGCACATCGGCCTGGGTGGCGGCCCCCACCAGGGCCTGCTCGGCGGTGTCCAAGCCATGCAGCAGCGCCTCGGCGTTCAGCAGTTCCAGGGTCATGGCGCCCGGCCCAGCCCGGCTGACACGGGCCGCCCCCCGGGGGGGGCCGCCGCCGCTTGCCCAGGGGCCAGGACACCGATCATCGCCGCGCAGCATAGCGCTGGCCTGCGCTGGTGCCGCCGAAGATCAGGAAACGCTCAGGACAGTGGGTCCAGGCGGGGTCTGAGCGCCGGGAAGTCGGGTCGGGCTCACCACCCACAGCAGCCGGAAGGGCGCGAGGGCAGCGGCTCGAGAAGGGTCTCACCTGGCGAAGACCGAAATTTTGTCCAATTCGTGATACGTCTGAATGGCTGTGTTCCCTGAACTTTTCTTGCCCACTGGCAATGAGGGGCGAGAGGCAGCCATTAGCGGTCAAGGTCATCAGTCGTCCGAGTCCTCTTCTGAGTGGCGTACTCTAGAACTATGCTGGGGCTGTCCGCAGAGGATGTATTGATCGGCTTGGCCCTTCTCACGGCCTATTTCTTGGTCTACCGGAAGGCTTATAAACGTGCTTCGTGGCGAAAGATTAGACACGAGGCCGCATTCACATTTGCTTTTCTGGCGGTGTTCCTCGTGCTTCCTGAACTTATTCCCGCTTGGAAACCTTTCTTGTATTGGGTTGTTGACGATTTCCTAGACTACATAGGGTTAATTGGTTTCGTACTCCTCCTGGCTCTCGGGCTTTGGAACTGGCTTGCTCCCCGCTTACGTCGTCGCATACCGTAATCAAAAAGTCCCACAATGAG contains these protein-coding regions:
- a CDS encoding SDR family oxidoreductase, whose product is MEFPGKIIVVTGAASGIGQALAARLVGEGAAVIASDRNAEQGLQAAARMGARFVAADVGTEAGVQGLIQDVLANEGRIDLFCSNAGVAIGEGPESPDAHWDLSHRVNVMSHVWAARHLLPHMLARGEGYLLNTASAAGLLTELHSAPYAVTKHGALAFAEWLAITYGDRGIRVACLCPEGVWTPMIAHAPLLQQTAITTDELVDRTLAALRADAFLITTHPTTLKGFALKAADYDGWIVRMRALRTRALALLGKA
- a CDS encoding phosphotransferase family protein, with protein sequence MTRPDTAPVRPGEELPLAALRRALRGRVAGDVDALQVEQFPGGFSNLTYLLRLGETEYVLRRAPLGPVAPGAHDMVREAGLLSRIHPVLPVAPRPVLVVEDEAVLGRPFYLMERRRGVVVRAALPHEYAARSGAPAQLSAALIDTLADLHAVDIDAAGLRALGKPEGFNARQVAGWAGRWRRAREALQGGSDLPDALPDEMVMAWLQVHTPPESAHTLVHNDFKLDNLMFDPQDPGRVTALLDWEMTTVGDPLVDLGLTLTYWTLPELPGGAPNRVGASAPGFLGRDELVARYEARRARHVTSSLSWYEVLGHFKLAVIVLQIFARYDAGQTQDPRFAPLAAQAAWLIAEAERRINGASFLPRG
- a CDS encoding histidine phosphatase family protein, with amino-acid sequence MAELLLVRHAQATPFDPDSDRLSPLGQVQARRTGRMLAAEGMSPTQVWHGPLNRQRRTAELAAQAAGDGWPFLTEDPRLAEYDGEGLMRVLAPQLAAQVPRVAAQLGSLGRPESEPAERQRAFQGVLETVAQHWQAGTLTHPTVEPWPAFQSRVAAALHDLVKLPSGTRAVVFTSGGVIALLVAQVLSAPPASMLALDWRVRNASVTRLSFGRGRVSLDSFNEVHHLPPQARSWR
- a CDS encoding Appr-1-p processing protein, translating into MTPVYVTGDTDSVHFRNIRERAGCSFNSRKSASFPAPFGRKNSVTRYGIFRNLYDATQPQGDGPKLLVHVCNDIGAWGRGFVLALSQRFRAPETEFKRWAAGETGQPYALGEVQFVPVAPDLVVANLVGQHDIARKNRPAPQPPVRYEAIRTRLARVRREAQQQGATVHMPRIGAGVAGGDWAIIEPIIEDELTRHGVHVTVYDLPAQDPQ
- a CDS encoding acyl-CoA dehydrogenase family protein, translated to MTLFDLSPRTRDLHVRLQRFMDAHIYPNEAAVRDQIDTGDRWAPLPLLETLKEQARAEGLWNLFLPPASDPQGRFGAGLTNLDYAPLCELMGRVWWAPEVFNCSAPDTGNMEVLARYGTPEQQEAWLWPLLRGEIRSAFSMTEPDVASSDATNIQARIERDGDEYVLSGEKWWTSGAGDSRCAVTIFMGKTNPQAPRHEQQSMILVPMSAPGVTTKRMLTVFGYDDAPHGHAQMTFRDVRVPASNLLLGEGRGFEIAQGRLGPGRIHHCMRLIGQAERALTLMVERAQQRVAFGKPLSGHQHVREAIAHSRIEIDQARLLTLQAAHLMDTVGNRAARGQIAAIKVVAPNVALRVIDRAIQVFGGAGVSQDTPLALMYAQARTLRLADGPDIVHTETVAKVELGRHARHQED
- a CDS encoding EAL domain-containing protein, producing MSDALQEVLDLLDRGNLEAAHTALASLSAADLPYGRGEYHKAAGDLTQAQQDFEQAREAATLRGDLADQARSLVQLAHLHHLQLDSEEALRLLQEAAQLRGRLGDMVGRVNVLCNIAGICLSLNDDYQAMLALQDAQTTLDQMPASELPLAAELHFLNTLARALTSQGKLDEAAHQYRRCLERARSAGAASALFLAAINLGDVYLKGARYAECVALLEPLIQEPELPSLPDMQAYVQLNLAQALFHLGHAEARACAEQTQATFEGVHDPDGVMATQLLLARIYQGAGEHDLARAAAAQALDLATTDRRKQVELDALNILAELSEPGHPAQAVAYLRQVLALQAELGAASQDRHLRELTAQAALDSAQRRAAYEQALRLQAEETVQRQLQELERGRLYDPLTGLPNRVMLRAQLAQQVERARRVGTEFLLVSADLNRFQLVNDAYGQDAADEVLRAVAGRLRAALQDDEMVARVGGDEFALILLGRRADGTLDQRLAQALDALNAPVPVGGHPIRMSWSVGAAHWPSDAREPEALRQASELALNDAKAQGEACVAYDRRAHAHAGLEGALARALERGEFELHFQPMIDVRSRQVVCAEALLRWRSAEHGLQSPGIFMPILERSGQIVEVGAWVLQAACAQAARWGGTRVAVNLSAQQFARSDLRGVVRAALQGSGLEPSCLELEITESLMMQSPERAARVLSEFQADGVRVMLDDFGTGYSSLGYLARFPLSGLKIDRGFVTALQEQPGGRDAAIVRAMVGLSRDLGLELVAEGVETLRQADLLAALGVQVMQGYYFARPTANWQPPRA
- a CDS encoding S8 family serine peptidase, whose translation is MPTPEVQRPSSILTVAAAPAVSNETLEQRYGGKVALRTGTFAVLGNPTRAPLQAQGGARPEPNRDVLSVPSDTPPTFWSSTSKISWGRSTGDLWSSTVTDWTGTAQQLWSGGTYQGLPANTAVWRRIGLEGAYADSRLGAGRTVAVIDSGVDLQHPMFTHLLSAPNTWRDFVDGDARPQEEGAVGQGAYGHGTVVAGIAAQVAPRARIMPLRVLDHTGRGDALNVAAAIVWAVDHGADVINLSLGTAEPFDALQQAVAYANSRQVLVVAAAGNSDRPELDHPAAGFGGQPLNVAVGSVDSDDLKSSFSSYGPAVGLMAPGEQVAAPYPGARAGQFSGTSMSTPVVAGALALGLSQGASPEAALEALQDGALQLDALPGNRAYQGQLGAGRVNLTDFLDDLND